Proteins co-encoded in one Flavobacterium sp. M31R6 genomic window:
- a CDS encoding beta-galactosidase family protein: MKKNILSIFLFFLLISNAIGQKKHTFAIKDGNFVLDGKNIQIHSGEMHYARIPKEYWRNRLQMMKAMGLNAVATYIFWNYHEVSPGVWDFKTGNRDVAEYIKIAQEEGLYVILRPGPYVCAEWEFGGYPWFLQKVPGMVIRGNNPQYLAATKSYFTALYGQVKNLLVTNGGPIIMVQGENEFGSYVAQRKDISIEEHKKYSAAVFQQLKDVGFNVPFFTSDGSWLFAEGALPGALPTANGEDNVDKLKEVVNKFNGGNGPYMVAEFYPGWLDHWAEPFPKVPAETVAKQTKKYLDAGVSFNYYMVHGGTNFGFTSGANYDGNHDIQPDLTTYDYDAPISEAGWATEKYNALRELLKTPKTPAVPAKIDVISIPEIKLTKAVTLESLKNKIKPVNSENPLTFEELNQGHGYVWYSKKFKQPISGKLELNGLRDYAIVYVNGQKVAELNSYYKNYECTIDVPFNATLDIIVENMGRINYGANIINSTKGIISPVIINGEKITGDWNMYSLPMDKMPNLADAKSNAKAGQPTLYQGTFQLTKKGDTFLDMRDWGKGIVFINGINIGRYWSVGPQQTLYVPGCWLKEGANEIVIFEQKNDKLQTTVKSIETPILEDLQPEKGDIK, from the coding sequence ATGAAAAAAAATATTCTCTCCATTTTTCTTTTCTTTTTGTTGATTTCGAATGCAATCGGACAAAAAAAACACACTTTTGCCATCAAAGACGGTAATTTCGTTTTGGATGGAAAAAACATCCAGATTCATAGTGGTGAAATGCACTATGCCAGAATTCCTAAAGAATATTGGCGCAATCGTTTGCAGATGATGAAAGCGATGGGACTGAATGCTGTGGCGACTTATATTTTCTGGAATTATCACGAAGTATCACCGGGAGTTTGGGATTTTAAAACCGGAAACCGTGATGTCGCTGAATATATCAAAATTGCACAGGAAGAAGGTCTGTACGTGATTTTACGTCCGGGACCTTATGTTTGTGCCGAATGGGAATTTGGCGGTTACCCATGGTTTCTACAAAAAGTACCGGGAATGGTGATTCGCGGAAACAATCCACAATATTTGGCAGCGACAAAATCGTATTTCACGGCACTTTACGGACAAGTAAAAAATTTATTGGTGACCAATGGCGGGCCAATTATCATGGTTCAGGGTGAAAATGAATTTGGTTCCTATGTTGCCCAACGCAAAGATATTTCGATAGAAGAACACAAAAAATACAGTGCAGCCGTTTTCCAACAGTTGAAAGATGTTGGTTTCAACGTGCCTTTCTTTACTTCAGATGGAAGTTGGCTATTTGCCGAAGGCGCTCTTCCAGGTGCTTTGCCTACTGCAAATGGTGAAGACAATGTTGACAAACTAAAAGAAGTTGTAAATAAATTTAACGGCGGAAATGGGCCTTATATGGTCGCCGAATTCTATCCGGGTTGGTTAGATCACTGGGCGGAGCCTTTCCCAAAGGTTCCTGCCGAAACTGTAGCCAAGCAAACTAAAAAGTACCTTGATGCAGGTGTTTCTTTCAACTATTACATGGTTCATGGAGGAACGAATTTCGGATTTACTTCTGGAGCAAATTACGACGGTAATCACGATATTCAACCAGACCTGACTACTTATGATTATGATGCCCCTATCAGTGAAGCAGGCTGGGCAACTGAAAAATATAATGCTTTACGCGAATTATTGAAAACGCCAAAGACACCAGCTGTTCCCGCTAAAATAGATGTGATTTCGATTCCTGAAATCAAATTGACAAAAGCAGTGACTTTGGAATCATTGAAAAATAAAATAAAACCGGTAAACAGCGAAAATCCATTGACTTTTGAAGAATTGAATCAAGGGCATGGTTATGTTTGGTACAGCAAAAAATTCAAACAGCCTATCAGCGGAAAATTAGAATTGAACGGACTTCGCGACTACGCAATTGTGTATGTCAATGGTCAAAAAGTAGCCGAATTGAATAGTTATTATAAAAATTACGAGTGCACAATTGACGTCCCTTTCAATGCAACTTTGGATATTATAGTTGAAAATATGGGACGTATTAACTACGGAGCAAACATCATCAACAGTACTAAAGGGATTATTTCTCCAGTTATTATCAACGGTGAAAAAATCACTGGCGATTGGAATATGTATTCACTACCGATGGACAAAATGCCGAATCTGGCAGATGCCAAAAGCAATGCCAAAGCAGGTCAACCTACACTTTACCAAGGTACTTTTCAATTGACTAAAAAAGGAGACACTTTTCTTGATATGCGTGATTGGGGCAAAGGAATTGTATTCATCAACGGTATCAATATTGGGCGCTATTGGAGTGTTGGACCACAACAAACGCTTTATGTTCCCGGTTGTTGGTTAAAAGAAGGAGCGAATGAAATTGTGATTTTCGAACAAAAAAATGACAAACTTCAAACAACAGTAAAATCTATCGAAACACCAATTTTAGAAGATCTACAACCTGAAAAAGGTGATATTAAATAA
- a CDS encoding prolyl oligopeptidase family serine peptidase, with product MRLKLMTSLLVLSTSLIAQTKVTGNVVEYFGKEKIVTTAEGSVLHHFSNGYFLPADKRTGTLFNGQDPIAWQYAVGKFINPNKQRGDWQPIKIDSAGAFSQKEMKSAFLFTEYNSQKEQIVLLETTGGTRTYINGMPHEGDHYDFGYTLIPFKLRKGVNEFVYTKGRFGRVKSKIVVPSKSILFTKRDLTLPDVINGEKDEKWASVRVINATEKDLKNLVITAKLSSGETATYATDAILPLFVRKVKFKVPAAKTDYTGELKMKITLSDKSGKVIDETEIPIQQRSATVHHERTFVSKVDNSVQYYSVAPALGSGPKALILSVHGASVEARNQARAYKQKDWAHIVAATNRRPFGFNWEDWGRIDALEVLAEAKKIFNTIPAQTYLTGHSMGGHGTWFLGTTYPDKFAAIAPCASYPDISTYGSDKGDEMHDQFKAFESIKRSANSGRVKSIVKNLKQSGVYVLHGDADSTVPISQVREMREILSTFHPNFCYYEYPGGEHWYGDHSVDWFPIFEFFKRQTIPTNKEVKEIDFHTATPAVSSTDYWIKLQQQIRPFDFSNINAKIDNQQITVKTKNVSILELDLVSLEFKGEITININDQTVKAASDKKAILALKDGKWTLINEINTAEKYADRQGGFKFAFNNNVVFVYATGGSASEREWYLNRARFDAETFYYRGNGSIDVISDKEFSLEKYKDRNVVIYGNASNNIAWKLLLKNSPIQIDNQQVKVGDKVLKGNDLAAYFVLPRKDSKTAMVGVVAGTSEEGMKATWANNYISGITGFPDVMIFKADLLLKGLPEMKVSGFFDNDWSTRTLEFLN from the coding sequence ATGAGGCTAAAGTTGATGACATCGTTACTTGTTTTAAGTACTAGTTTGATTGCACAAACAAAAGTTACGGGAAATGTGGTTGAATATTTTGGAAAAGAAAAAATTGTAACGACAGCCGAAGGGAGCGTTTTACACCATTTCAGCAATGGTTATTTTCTTCCTGCCGATAAAAGAACTGGAACACTTTTTAACGGGCAAGACCCTATCGCTTGGCAATATGCGGTTGGAAAATTCATTAATCCAAACAAACAAAGAGGAGACTGGCAGCCTATCAAAATTGATTCTGCCGGGGCTTTCAGCCAAAAAGAAATGAAATCGGCTTTTCTTTTTACTGAATATAATTCGCAAAAAGAGCAAATCGTTCTATTAGAAACTACTGGCGGAACCCGCACCTACATCAACGGCATGCCTCACGAAGGAGATCATTATGATTTTGGATATACTTTGATCCCCTTTAAACTTCGTAAAGGCGTGAACGAATTTGTTTATACTAAAGGCCGCTTTGGACGTGTGAAATCAAAAATTGTTGTCCCTTCAAAAAGCATACTGTTTACCAAACGCGATTTGACGCTTCCGGATGTTATTAATGGTGAAAAAGACGAAAAATGGGCTTCGGTTCGTGTAATCAATGCAACCGAAAAAGACCTAAAAAACCTTGTTATTACTGCAAAATTATCAAGTGGAGAAACTGCCACTTATGCTACCGACGCAATTCTACCTTTGTTCGTCAGAAAAGTAAAATTTAAAGTTCCGGCTGCAAAAACTGATTATACCGGTGAATTAAAAATGAAAATAACGCTTTCAGACAAAAGCGGAAAAGTGATTGACGAAACCGAAATTCCGATTCAACAACGTTCTGCAACCGTTCACCACGAGCGTACATTTGTGAGTAAAGTAGATAACAGCGTTCAATACTATAGTGTGGCTCCTGCATTGGGAAGCGGACCAAAAGCCTTAATCCTTTCAGTTCACGGCGCTTCTGTTGAAGCACGAAATCAGGCACGCGCCTACAAACAAAAAGATTGGGCACACATTGTTGCAGCGACAAATCGTCGCCCTTTTGGTTTCAACTGGGAAGATTGGGGAAGAATAGATGCCTTGGAAGTTTTGGCAGAAGCCAAAAAAATATTCAACACCATTCCTGCCCAGACCTACTTAACAGGTCACTCAATGGGTGGTCACGGAACCTGGTTTCTGGGAACGACCTATCCTGATAAATTTGCAGCAATTGCACCTTGCGCCTCCTACCCTGACATTTCGACTTATGGATCTGATAAAGGCGATGAAATGCACGATCAATTCAAAGCTTTTGAATCAATCAAACGTTCAGCCAATTCAGGTCGTGTAAAAAGTATCGTTAAAAACCTGAAACAATCCGGTGTTTATGTTCTGCACGGCGATGCCGATTCGACTGTGCCAATTTCGCAAGTGAGAGAAATGCGTGAGATATTAAGCACTTTTCACCCGAATTTCTGCTATTACGAATATCCGGGTGGCGAACATTGGTATGGTGATCATTCTGTGGATTGGTTCCCTATTTTCGAATTCTTTAAACGCCAAACGATTCCGACTAACAAAGAAGTAAAAGAAATTGATTTCCACACAGCCACTCCTGCGGTCTCTTCAACTGATTATTGGATAAAATTACAACAACAAATTCGTCCTTTTGATTTCTCCAACATTAACGCAAAAATTGATAATCAACAAATTACAGTTAAAACAAAAAATGTCTCTATCTTAGAACTTGATTTGGTTTCATTGGAATTTAAAGGAGAAATCACGATAAATATCAACGATCAAACTGTAAAAGCAGCATCAGATAAAAAAGCAATTCTGGCTTTAAAAGACGGAAAGTGGACTTTGATAAACGAAATCAACACAGCCGAAAAATACGCTGATCGTCAAGGTGGATTCAAATTTGCGTTCAATAACAACGTCGTTTTTGTGTATGCTACTGGTGGGTCAGCCTCGGAGCGTGAATGGTATCTAAACAGAGCCCGTTTTGATGCAGAAACTTTTTATTACAGAGGAAACGGAAGCATTGATGTGATTTCAGACAAAGAATTTTCATTAGAAAAATACAAAGACAGGAATGTGGTGATTTACGGAAATGCTTCCAACAACATTGCCTGGAAATTGTTATTGAAAAATTCTCCAATTCAAATTGATAATCAACAAGTGAAAGTGGGCGACAAAGTGCTAAAAGGAAATGATTTGGCTGCATATTTTGTACTACCGAGAAAAGACAGCAAAACGGCAATGGTAGGTGTTGTGGCCGGAACTTCGGAAGAAGGAATGAAAGCAACTTGGGCAAACAACTACATTTCGGGAATCACGGGGTTTCCAGATGTGATGATTTTCAAAGCCGATTTACTTTTGAAAGGTTTACCGGAAATGAAAGTAAGTGGATTCTTTGACAACGATTGGTCAACCAGAACACTTGAATTTTTAAATTAA
- a CDS encoding glycoside hydrolase family 2 protein yields MNRIKKNNLSMLLLLVAMYFLGTSCSSNQEKISMEINKGWQFTEVTKNDWHPATVPGEVHTDLLKNKMIPDPFYRDNEKKLVWIEKKDWEYKTTFNVSPEFLKKENNLLVFDGLDTYATVYINGIEILNANNMFRQWSADVKQNLKPENNELKIVFKSAQNVVDSLAKKDLPYVIPDNPRCYVRKAQYHFGWDWGPKFTTCGIWKAVRLEAYNEKKTEEEYKAPRKYELVQEKDTAGSSFYFKIDDKAVYMKGANYIPSDAFLSRMTNAEYDKVIATAKDANMNMLRVWGGGIYESDYFYDLCDKNGIYVWQDFMFAGTMVPGDKDFFDNVREEVKYQVKRLRHHPSIVVWCGNNEIDEAFKNWGWQKQFKINKKDSIKLWGDYKRLFQDSIPKWVKEVDPYRPYISSSPLFGWGKKESIKQGDSHYWGTWWGLEDIEVVHNKTGRFVSEYGMQAMPNYSTIEKITLEEDRKLYSDVLKAHQKAGKGFTKLNSYIQRYFKDTTNVKTWSVKDYTYLTQCLQYYSFKNIIGIHRSKEPYNMGTLLWQLNDCWPVASWSITDYYNRQPKAAWYAVKEAYRDDVKPTIDKVRPIDLKLENPQITFKVEGNNITLKASKDAKFVWIDIKGYTGRLSDNYFDLKAGEEKTITIQTPTSKPVITITSLFDVLSRTK; encoded by the coding sequence ATGAATAGAATCAAAAAAAACAATTTAAGCATGTTGCTCCTTTTAGTGGCAATGTACTTTTTGGGGACAAGCTGCTCCAGCAACCAGGAAAAAATTTCGATGGAAATCAACAAAGGTTGGCAGTTTACTGAAGTAACAAAAAATGATTGGCATCCTGCAACAGTTCCCGGCGAAGTGCATACCGATTTGTTGAAAAACAAAATGATTCCGGATCCGTTTTATCGTGATAACGAGAAAAAATTAGTCTGGATTGAGAAAAAAGATTGGGAATACAAAACCACTTTTAATGTCTCTCCTGAATTTCTAAAAAAAGAAAACAATCTCTTGGTTTTTGACGGATTGGACACTTATGCCACCGTTTATATCAACGGAATAGAAATTTTGAATGCCAATAATATGTTCCGTCAATGGTCTGCAGATGTGAAACAAAATTTGAAACCGGAAAATAACGAGTTGAAGATTGTGTTTAAATCTGCCCAAAATGTGGTGGACTCGTTGGCAAAAAAAGATTTGCCATATGTTATTCCAGACAATCCAAGATGTTATGTACGTAAAGCACAATATCATTTCGGCTGGGATTGGGGACCAAAATTCACCACTTGCGGAATTTGGAAAGCCGTTCGTTTGGAAGCTTACAATGAAAAGAAGACTGAAGAAGAATACAAAGCACCACGAAAATACGAATTGGTTCAGGAAAAAGACACAGCTGGAAGTTCGTTTTATTTTAAAATAGACGACAAAGCGGTTTATATGAAAGGAGCAAATTACATTCCGTCGGATGCATTTTTGTCGAGAATGACAAATGCAGAATACGACAAAGTGATTGCCACGGCAAAAGACGCGAACATGAACATGCTACGTGTTTGGGGTGGCGGAATCTATGAAAGCGATTATTTCTATGATTTGTGCGACAAAAACGGAATCTACGTTTGGCAGGATTTTATGTTTGCCGGAACAATGGTTCCTGGTGACAAAGACTTTTTCGACAACGTAAGAGAAGAAGTAAAATACCAAGTAAAACGTTTACGCCATCATCCATCAATTGTGGTTTGGTGTGGAAATAACGAGATAGATGAAGCTTTCAAAAATTGGGGTTGGCAAAAACAATTCAAAATAAACAAAAAAGATTCGATCAAATTGTGGGGTGATTACAAACGATTGTTTCAGGACAGTATCCCGAAATGGGTGAAAGAAGTCGATCCATACCGTCCTTATATAAGCAGTTCTCCTCTTTTTGGTTGGGGCAAAAAGGAAAGTATCAAACAAGGTGACAGTCATTATTGGGGAACTTGGTGGGGATTGGAAGATATTGAGGTAGTGCATAATAAAACCGGCCGTTTTGTAAGCGAATATGGAATGCAGGCAATGCCAAACTATTCCACAATTGAAAAAATTACTTTAGAAGAGGATCGAAAACTGTATTCTGACGTACTGAAAGCCCATCAAAAAGCCGGAAAAGGGTTTACAAAACTAAATTCATACATTCAACGTTATTTCAAGGACACAACGAATGTAAAAACCTGGTCGGTAAAAGATTATACGTATTTGACTCAATGTTTACAATATTATTCTTTTAAAAACATCATCGGAATTCACCGCTCGAAAGAACCTTACAATATGGGAACCTTATTGTGGCAATTGAACGATTGTTGGCCAGTGGCGAGCTGGAGTATCACCGATTATTACAACCGTCAGCCAAAAGCCGCCTGGTATGCAGTAAAAGAAGCCTACAGAGATGACGTGAAACCTACAATCGACAAAGTACGTCCAATTGATTTGAAATTGGAAAATCCACAAATTACATTCAAAGTTGAAGGCAACAACATCACTTTAAAAGCATCAAAAGACGCAAAATTTGTGTGGATTGACATTAAAGGTTACACTGGAAGATTGAGTGATAATTATTTCGATTTGAAAGCGGGTGAAGAAAAAACCATCACAATACAAACTCCAACATCAAAACCAGTAATTACAATTACTTCGCTGTTTGATGTTTTGAGCAGAACTAAATAA